The following is a genomic window from Leptospira bouyouniensis.
AAGATAGCACAGGACTCCATGCAAGACCAGCCTCCTTGTTTGTGAAGGTGGCGGCAAGTTTCCCTTGTGAAATTTTTGTCATCAAAGATGATATAGAAGTGAATGGAAAATCAATCATGGGTCTTATGATGCTTGCACTTGGTCCAGGTTCAGAGTTTTCCGTAAAAGCGGAAGGCAATCGGGAAGAGGAGGCATTGCAAGCGTTGGAATCACTTGTGGTTCAGAATTTTGAAACCAATGCCAAGTAAATTGTTTTCATTTTTCCCTAAACTTTCAGATGAAAATCGATATTACTTAAGAGATATCTTTATATTCTTTTTGACCTTAGCTATTTCCATCGGATTTTCCGAATTGGTTTTTTTTCGCAAAGAAGAAGATATTTCTTTTTATTCAAAACTTGATACTTATGTATTCATCCTAATTCCTTTTTTTATTTTATCGTTAATCTTAAGTTATATATATCGTAACCGCAGGAATCGTGAAACAGGAAAAATTCGAAGTTCGATTCGGTATCGTTTAACACTTGCATTTTTATTTGTTGCACTTGTTCCTTCTTTACCAATTTTTATTTTATCTTCAAATTTGACCGGTCGGTTAATTGAAGGATTTTACCAAGTTGATATTTCGAATGCGTTACGTTCTGCAAATCTTTTTGTACACCAAGTAGAAAAAGAAAACGAAAGTTCCTTTGTTGAGATAATTACAAAATTTCGCTCGTTATTATTTCGAGATAAAACTGATAGTTTTGTTGTTTTCCAACAGGGCATCAAAAATGGTTTTTTTGAAAAAAACGAGTTTTATTTAGGTTTCATTCAAAATGGAAAAGTCCAGTTTGAATCAAAAAATTTATATCACCACATATCTTCCTTAGAATTTGTGGAATCGAATGAAAAAGGTATATTTATTAGTCGGTATTATGATACAAACCGAGCCTATTTGGTTGGAAAGTTTGATTTAAATGCTGATCGAACAGTTTTTATTGCGCAAAGAATTCATCGTGGTTTAGAATCAGATGTATTAAATATTATAAACGCAACTTCCACATATGAAAAAGTGAGTTTATGGAAAGAAAAAATCCCTTTTAGTGTTCGCATTACGATTGCTAGTTTTTCGTTTTCCATGTTTCTGATTGCGATACTTTTTTCTTTTTTATTTGCAAGGCGAATTTCCAAACCTATTATCAATTTGGCAAATGCCACCAAAAAAGTATCTCTAGGTGAATCAGATATTCGTTTAGAAAAAACGGAAGAAGGGGAAATGGGGATTCTGATTGATAGTTTCAATCAAATGGTAAGTGACCTCAAAGCAAAATCAGATGAACTCATGCATACTCAAAGGATTGCTGCTTGGAAAGAAGTGGCACAACGAATGGCACATGAAATTAAAAATCCGCTCACTCCCATTCAATTATCAGCACAGAGAATCCAACGAAAATTCCAAAACCCCAAAAAAGAAAATTTAGAATCAGTAATTTTTGATGCAACGGAAACCATCATTGGGCAGGTTCGGGTCTTAGAACATTTGGTAAAAGAATTTAGCGAGTTTGCTCGGATGCCCGTTCCTGTCCTAATCAACCAACACATAAATCCCATTTTAGAAGAAGCGGTCGCATTATTTAGAGATACGACAGATATTGAGTTTGAACTGAAATTAGCAGAAAATTTACCGGAGGTATTTCTCGACAAACGATTGTTTCTTGGTGTTGTAAACAACCTGATAAAAAATGCTGTAGAGGCAATTCTTTCGTTAGATACTTCTAAAGAAGAAATGGACTTTCTCGGATCCAAAAAGAAAAAAATCCGAGTGATGTCAAAACTACAAAAAAGAGCCCTTCGTAAAAGTATTGTGATTGAAATTGATGATTCTGGTCCTGGACTAAAAGAAGAGTGGCGGGAGAAAATATTTGAACCCTATTTTTCCACTAAAGAAAAACATGGATCAGGAATTGGTCTTGCAATTGTTCAAAAAACGATTATTGACCATCACGGACATATTTCAGTAGAAAACTCCAAGTTAGGTGGCTGTAAATTTCGTATCGAACTTCCGTTGGAACTTTCATAATGCAAAAATTAATTTATATTCTAGATGATGAAAAAGAAATTCGTAAATCGTTACGGGTAATTTTAGAAGATGAAGATTATTCTGTGGAAGATTTTTCGAATGGAAAAACATTATTAAAGGCTTTAGCTAAAGAGAGGCCATCATTAGTATTACTTGATGTTTGGGTTGGTAAAGAAGACGGGCTTTCAATTCTCGCTGAATGCAAAAAACTTTATCCAAGTTTGCCAATTGTGATGATTTCTGGACATGGGACGATTGAACTTGCTGTTAATGCGACGAAAAAAGGTGCTGTTGATTTCTTAGAAAAACCTTTATCGATAGAAAAAGTAATTCAAACAATAGAATCGTCTATTGAAAAAACAAAGGATTCTGATTTTCCAAATTTTAAATTAGAAGTGGATGAAATCCTTGGAGAATCTCCTTCCATTACACGTGTGAAATTTGCGGTATACCAAGCAGCCGAAACCAATGCACGAGTTTTCATTTACGGCGAGAATGGATCGGGAAAAGAACTTACTGCAAGAGCTATCCATCAAAATTCCAAACGGAAGAATGAACCTTATATAGAATTTAATTGTGCCTCCCTTCCAGAAGAAAGTTTGGAACAAGAGTTATTTGGTGTAGAATCTATAAATCATACTGATGTTTCCGAAGTTAAAATTGGGAAATGGGAACTTGCTCATAATGGCACATTGTTTTTAGATGAAGTTTGTGATTTGAGTTTGGCTCTCCAATCTAAAGTTTTAAAAGTCATTCTGGATCAAAAATTAGAACGTGTAAATGGAAAGGAATCCATTCCGGTAGATGTAAGGATCATCGCTGCGACTAATTCCAATGTTGAAGAAGCGATCCGTGAAGGAAAGTTTCGAGAAGATTTATTTTATGCTTTGAATGTCATTCCATTAGAATTACCACCATTACGTGAGAGAAACCAGGACATTCCACTTTTGGCAGAGTTTTATTTGAAAAAATCAATCGCAGAAAATCACCTAAACCACAAAACCATTGACCGGGAAGGAATCGATGCTTTATCATCTCATTTTTGGCCTGGAAATGTGAGAGAACTTGCCAATATCGTGGAACGATTGAGTATCTTAGTTCCTGGCGATACTATCAAAGCAAAAGATGTAAAAGAAGCTTTGCATGGATTTAAAAAAGCAAATGAAATGGTCGC
Proteins encoded in this region:
- a CDS encoding HPr family phosphocarrier protein, which gives rise to MKQIRLKIREDSTGLHARPASLFVKVAASFPCEIFVIKDDIEVNGKSIMGLMMLALGPGSEFSVKAEGNREEEALQALESLVVQNFETNAK
- a CDS encoding sigma-54-dependent transcriptional regulator; the encoded protein is MQKLIYILDDEKEIRKSLRVILEDEDYSVEDFSNGKTLLKALAKERPSLVLLDVWVGKEDGLSILAECKKLYPSLPIVMISGHGTIELAVNATKKGAVDFLEKPLSIEKVIQTIESSIEKTKDSDFPNFKLEVDEILGESPSITRVKFAVYQAAETNARVFIYGENGSGKELTARAIHQNSKRKNEPYIEFNCASLPEESLEQELFGVESINHTDVSEVKIGKWELAHNGTLFLDEVCDLSLALQSKVLKVILDQKLERVNGKESIPVDVRIIAATNSNVEEAIREGKFREDLFYALNVIPLELPPLRERNQDIPLLAEFYLKKSIAENHLNHKTIDREGIDALSSHFWPGNVRELANIVERLSILVPGDTIKAKDVKEALHGFKKANEMVARGDLKHAKEEFERQYIIKTLQICEGNVTRTSKALGIERTHLYRKLRSLNISVDQLIEG
- a CDS encoding LIC_11548 family sensor histidine kinase translates to MPSKLFSFFPKLSDENRYYLRDIFIFFLTLAISIGFSELVFFRKEEDISFYSKLDTYVFILIPFFILSLILSYIYRNRRNRETGKIRSSIRYRLTLAFLFVALVPSLPIFILSSNLTGRLIEGFYQVDISNALRSANLFVHQVEKENESSFVEIITKFRSLLFRDKTDSFVVFQQGIKNGFFEKNEFYLGFIQNGKVQFESKNLYHHISSLEFVESNEKGIFISRYYDTNRAYLVGKFDLNADRTVFIAQRIHRGLESDVLNIINATSTYEKVSLWKEKIPFSVRITIASFSFSMFLIAILFSFLFARRISKPIINLANATKKVSLGESDIRLEKTEEGEMGILIDSFNQMVSDLKAKSDELMHTQRIAAWKEVAQRMAHEIKNPLTPIQLSAQRIQRKFQNPKKENLESVIFDATETIIGQVRVLEHLVKEFSEFARMPVPVLINQHINPILEEAVALFRDTTDIEFELKLAENLPEVFLDKRLFLGVVNNLIKNAVEAILSLDTSKEEMDFLGSKKKKIRVMSKLQKRALRKSIVIEIDDSGPGLKEEWREKIFEPYFSTKEKHGSGIGLAIVQKTIIDHHGHISVENSKLGGCKFRIELPLELS